CGACAACCAGGGCATCCCGGTCATCACCGGCGAACCGATCGTCGTGTTCCGCGAGCAGCCTCAGGAGTCGTCCCGCGAGGTCGAGGGGCAGTCGCCCAACCGGCACAACAAGTTCTACATCACCGTCGAGCCGATGGATCAGGAGATCGTCGACGCCATCCAGCTCGGCGAGGTCTCGATGGACATGCCCGAACTGGAGCGCCGCGAGGCGCTGCAGGAGGCCGGCATGGACAAAGACACCTCCCAGAACGTCGAGGACATCCACCGGACCAACATCCTCATCGACGACACGAAGGGTATCCAGCACCTCAACGAGACGATGGAGCTGGTCCTCGAAGGGCTTCAGGAGGCGCTCGACGACGGCCCGCTGGCCGCCGAGCCCGTTCAGGGGTCGCTGTTCCGACTCCACGACGCGAAGCTCCACGAGGACACCATCCACCGCGGGCCCGCGCAGGTCATCCCGGCGGTCCGCGACGCGGTCCACCGCTCGCTGATCGACGGCGAGGTCCGCCTGCTGGAGCCGATTCAGGACGTCCGGATCGACGTCCCCTCGGAGCACATGGGCGCCGCGTCCGGCGAGATTCAGGGCCGTCGCGGCCGCGTCGACGACATGTACCAGGAAGGCGACCTCATGGTCGTCGAGGGCATCGCGCCCGTCGAGGAGATGATCGGGTTCTCCTCCGATATCCGCTCGGCCACCGAGGGCCGCGCCTCGTGGAACACCGAGAACGCGGGCTTCCGCGTGCTCGTCGACAACCTCCAGCGCGAGAAGATCATGGAGATCCGCGAGCGCAAGGGGATGAAGCTGGAACTGCCGCAGTCGATCGACTACTTCTAAGTCGACGGCGCGGTCCGCGGTCTGCGGCTTTCTCTGTCTCTCCGTCTTCGCCGTTCTCTCCCCGACAGAGGCGTGTTCGCCCGCTTTCGAGTCGCATCGATACCGTGTGCCGCGTTGGCAGACGGGAAAGCGAGGCAACGCCTGCCCCCGCCGAAGGCTTATACCGGATCGTCCGACTCCGTTCGGGTATGCAGACGGGCACGACTCCCCCCCGACGCACCGCGACGGAGCCACCGAGCGACCGCTCCACGGCGGGGACAGAGACGTGTCCGCGGACGCTCGACCGCGGGGCGGAGGTGGCGGCGTGAGCGACCGTCGAGACGGGGCGCCCGAGGGCGTCGTCGACGGACCCGGGTCGGCCGACGGCGGCCACGCGGCGACCGCCCCCTCGACGCACACGGTTCGGCTGGAGCTCGTCGACGAGCCGGGCCAGCTGCTCGCCGCGCTCCACCCGATCGCGGACAACGGCGGGAACCTCCTGTCTATCTACCACGAGCGCGGGAACAAGACGCCGCGCGGTCGGATCCCGGTCGAGGTGGACTTCGAGGCGACCCCCGACCGGTTCGAGGAGATAGTCGACGCGCTCCGCAGCGAGGGCGTGAACGTGATGCAGGCGGGGACGGAGCGGTACGCGGAGGAGGTGACGCTGCTCATGTTCGGCCACCTCGTCGACACCGACCTCTCCGACACGCTTTCGCGGATCGAGTCCTGCGAGTCGGCCTCGGTGGCCGACGTGTCGCTCGCGGCCCCGCAGGGCACCGAGGAGGTGTCGAGCGCGCGGCTTCGCCTCGAAGCCCGCGCGGGCGAGACGGGCGCGGCGCTGGCGGCGGTCCGCGACATCGCGGCCGAGAAGGAGCTCCGCGTCGTCGAGCCGCTCACGGGGGTGGACGCGTGAGGCTCGCCGTGATGGGCGCGGGCGCGGTCGGGCGCTCCGTCGTCGAGTTGGCCCGGGAGTACGGCCACGAGGTCGTCGCGGTCGCGGACTCGTCGAGCGCGGCCGTCGCGGACGGGACGGGCGGCGCGACCGTCGGCGTCGACCCGGACGCGGTCGTCGCCCGGAAGGCGGAGCGGGGGATCGTCGGGGACGGCGATCCCGCCGACGCCCTCGCGGCCGACTACGACGCCCTCGTGGAGGCGACGCCGACGACGCTCGATGACGCCGAGCCGGGCTTCTCGCACGTGACGACCGCCCTGGAGCGCGACCGCCACGCCGTCCTCGCGAACAAGGGACCGGTCGCGGAGCGGTTCGGTGACCTGCGGGCCGCCGTCGACGACAGCGACGGCGAGATCCGGTTCGAGGCGACCGTCGGCGGCGCGATCCCGGCGGTATCGACCGTCGAGGATGTCGAACCCGGGCACGTCACCGCGGTCCGCGGCGTGCTCAACGGGACGGCGAACTTCATCCTGACGCGGATGGCCGCCGAGGGTCTCGACTACGAGCACGTGCTCGCGGAGGCGCAGGACCTCGGGGTCGCGGAGGCGGACCCCTCCTTCGACGTGGACGGCACCGACGCGGCGCTGAAGTGCGTCATCCTCGCGAACGTCCTCTCCTTCGGCGCGGCCGACGACCCGGCCGACGCGCGGGAGTTCACGCTCGACGACGCCGACGTGTCGGGCATCCGTGACGTGCCCGGCTCCGCGCTGCGGCTCGCGGCCGAGGACGGACGGACGGTGCGGCTGATCGGGGAGGCGACCGGCGAGACCGTCCGAGTCGCGCCGCGGCTCGTCCCCGAAAACGGGACGCTCGCGGTCTCCGGCACGCAGAACATCGTCCAGATCGAGACCTCTCATGCCGGCCGGCTCAACATCTCCGGCCGGGGCGCGGGCGGTCCCGAGACCGCGAGTGCGGTCCTCGGAGACGTGGGGCGGTTGGAGTAGTCGGCGTCGCGGGGCGCACGCGCTCGGTGACTGCCTGCCTCACCCGCCCCGTGAGGGGGCGTGACGTGCCCCGCCTTGTCGAGAATCGCCGGACCGCGGCGCGACGCTCTGTGTCCCGTATCGAAACCGTTTTAGTGGAATCACCCGAAACTTACTCACAGAGCGCCTTAGCGCGTGATTACCCCATGAGTGACAAACCGCACCAGAATCTGGCCATCATCGGCCACGTCGACCACGGCAAGAGTACGCTCGTGGGTCGCCTCCTCTTCGAGACGGGGAGCGTCCCCGAGCACGTAATCGAGCAGCACCGCGAGGAAGCCGAAGAGAAGGGCAAGGGCGGCTTCGAGTTCGCCTACGTGATGGACAACCTCGCCGAGGAGCGCGAGCGCGGCGTCACGATCGATATCGCCCACCAGGAGTTCGACACGGACAACTACTACTTCACCATCGTCGACTGCCCGGGCCACCGTGACTTCGTGAAGAACATGATCACGGGCGCCTCGCAGGCCGACAACGCGGTGCTCGTCGTCGCGGCCGACGACGGCGTCGCGCCCCAGACCCGAGAGCACGTGTTCCTGGCCCGCACGCTGGGTATCAACGAGCTCATCATCGGCGTCAACAAGATGGACCTGGTCGACTACCAGGAGTCCACCTACAAGGAGGTCATCGGCGAGGTCGAGGACCTGCTCAACCAGGTCCGCTTCGCGACCGACGACACGACGTTCGTGCCGATCTCGGCGTTCGAGGGCGACAACGTCTCCGAGGAGTCCGAGAACACGCCGTGGTACGACGGCGACACCCTGCTGGAGTCGCTCAACGACCTGCCGGAGTCCGAGCCGCCGACGGACGCGCCGCTCCGACTCCCGATCCAGGACGTTTACACCATCTCCGGCATCGGGACCGTCCCCGTGGGACGCGTCGAGACCGGGATTCTCAACACCGGCGACAACGTCTCCTTCCAGCCGTCCGACGTGGGCGGCGAGGTGAAGACGGTCGAGATGCACCACGAAGAGGTGCCCAAGGCCGAGCCCGGCGACAACGTCGGGTTCAACGTCCGCGGCATCGGCAAGGACGACATCCGCCGCGGCGACGTCTGTGGCCCGGCCGACGACCCGCCGAGCGTCGCGGAGACGTTCAAGGCGCAGGTCGTCGTCATGCAGCACCCGTCGGTCATCACGGCCGGCTACACCCCGGTCTTCCACGCCCACACGGCGCAGGTCGCCTGTACGATCGAGTCCATCGATCAGAAGATCGACCCCTCGTCCGGTGAGGTCGCCGAGGAGAACCCGGACTTCATCAAGTCCGGCGACGCCGCGGTCGTCACCGTGCGCCCCCAGAAGCCGCTCAGCATCGAGCCGTCCGGCGAGATTCCGGAACTCGGCAGCTTCGCCATCCGCGACATGGGTCAGACCATCGCGGCCGGCAAGGTGCTCGAAGTCAACGAGCGATAATCGATGCAGCAGGCACGCGTCCGCCTCGCCGGCACGAGCCCCGAGGACCTCGACGACATCTGCGACGACGTCCGCGAGATCGCGGACTCGACGGGGGTCGCCCTGTCGGGCCCGATCCCGCTGCCGACGAAGACGCTCGAGATCCCGTCGCGAAAGTCCCCGGACGGTGAGGGGACGGCGACGTGGGAGCACTGGGAGATGCGCGTCCACAAGCGGCTTATCGACATCGACGCCGACGAACGCGCGCTCCGCCAGCTCATGCGCGTCCAAGTGCCGAACGACGTCAGCATCGAGATCGTTCTCGAAGACTGAGCGCTAGGGCGTTTCTCTTTCACCCCTTTCGTTTTTTGACCCGTCCAGCGACGGCGTCGTCCATCTCGCTTCGTCCGGTGCGGTCAGCCGCCCGCTTACCGCGCGTCGAGCAGACCCGTGCGGCCCGCGACGAGGCCGCAGAACGCCCCGGTCGCGTGCGCGATCAGCGCGACGCCGGGCGCGGCCGTCGTCGCGGTGAGGACGACGGCGACGAGGCCGAACAAGGCGAGTTGGACCCGCGGCGAGAGGCGCAGGCGGTCGAACAGCGTCTCGCTCACGACGTTGCCCGCGAGCAGGTAGCCGCCGAGCGCGAAGACGGCGCCGCTGATCCCCAACACGGCGGCCGGGGGGCCGAGCAGGCCCCCGAGCGTCACCTGCGCGACGCCGGCGAGCGCGCCGGTGGTCACGACGAACGCGTGGAACCGGGCGCGGGTCGTCCGGCGCTCGACGAGGGGGCCGACGAAAAGCAGCGCGAGGGCGTTCGCCAGCAGGTGGCCGACGGAGCCGTGCGCGTACACGCTCGTGACGAGCGTCCACGGGGCGACGGCGACGGGCGTCGACAGCGCGAACAGGCCGGCGAGGCCGACGACGCCGAGCGCGGCCTGCGCGGCGCCGACGAGGAGGGTGATTCCGAGCGTTTCGAGGGTGGCACGCATTGAGCGAGCGTTGGGACCGCGCGGTGAAAAGGCTGTGTCGGTCCGACTCCGCTCGCGGTCTCGCCGCTCGCGACTCAGATCACGTCGTCGGGGTCGTGCGCGTCCGCCATCCGCGTCGCCTCGGCGGCGTACCGCTCGCGGTCGACG
The sequence above is a segment of the Halorubrum sp. 2020YC2 genome. Coding sequences within it:
- a CDS encoding amino acid-binding protein produces the protein MSDRRDGAPEGVVDGPGSADGGHAATAPSTHTVRLELVDEPGQLLAALHPIADNGGNLLSIYHERGNKTPRGRIPVEVDFEATPDRFEEIVDALRSEGVNVMQAGTERYAEEVTLLMFGHLVDTDLSDTLSRIESCESASVADVSLAAPQGTEEVSSARLRLEARAGETGAALAAVRDIAAEKELRVVEPLTGVDA
- a CDS encoding homoserine dehydrogenase, whose protein sequence is MRLAVMGAGAVGRSVVELAREYGHEVVAVADSSSAAVADGTGGATVGVDPDAVVARKAERGIVGDGDPADALAADYDALVEATPTTLDDAEPGFSHVTTALERDRHAVLANKGPVAERFGDLRAAVDDSDGEIRFEATVGGAIPAVSTVEDVEPGHVTAVRGVLNGTANFILTRMAAEGLDYEHVLAEAQDLGVAEADPSFDVDGTDAALKCVILANVLSFGAADDPADAREFTLDDADVSGIRDVPGSALRLAAEDGRTVRLIGEATGETVRVAPRLVPENGTLAVSGTQNIVQIETSHAGRLNISGRGAGGPETASAVLGDVGRLE
- the tuf gene encoding translation elongation factor EF-1 subunit alpha — translated: MSDKPHQNLAIIGHVDHGKSTLVGRLLFETGSVPEHVIEQHREEAEEKGKGGFEFAYVMDNLAEERERGVTIDIAHQEFDTDNYYFTIVDCPGHRDFVKNMITGASQADNAVLVVAADDGVAPQTREHVFLARTLGINELIIGVNKMDLVDYQESTYKEVIGEVEDLLNQVRFATDDTTFVPISAFEGDNVSEESENTPWYDGDTLLESLNDLPESEPPTDAPLRLPIQDVYTISGIGTVPVGRVETGILNTGDNVSFQPSDVGGEVKTVEMHHEEVPKAEPGDNVGFNVRGIGKDDIRRGDVCGPADDPPSVAETFKAQVVVMQHPSVITAGYTPVFHAHTAQVACTIESIDQKIDPSSGEVAEENPDFIKSGDAAVVTVRPQKPLSIEPSGEIPELGSFAIRDMGQTIAAGKVLEVNER
- the rpsJ gene encoding 30S ribosomal protein S10, yielding MQQARVRLAGTSPEDLDDICDDVREIADSTGVALSGPIPLPTKTLEIPSRKSPDGEGTATWEHWEMRVHKRLIDIDADERALRQLMRVQVPNDVSIEIVLED
- a CDS encoding rhomboid family intramembrane serine protease encodes the protein MRATLETLGITLLVGAAQAALGVVGLAGLFALSTPVAVAPWTLVTSVYAHGSVGHLLANALALLFVGPLVERRTTRARFHAFVVTTGALAGVAQVTLGGLLGPPAAVLGISGAVFALGGYLLAGNVVSETLFDRLRLSPRVQLALFGLVAVVLTATTAAPGVALIAHATGAFCGLVAGRTGLLDAR